The following coding sequences lie in one Ostrea edulis chromosome 8, xbOstEdul1.1, whole genome shotgun sequence genomic window:
- the LOC125661607 gene encoding uncharacterized protein ZC84.1-like has translation MAGMIVLLVTMLVIPHVSSRCEFGRPLPNVFCGRGPSRQNCPSGYTCNIDPADRFAVCCPKRVIPEPLASCKFGSPLPNIFCGRGPSRQNCPSGYTCNIDPADRFAVCCPNKVIPECKVGRPLPNVFCGRGPSRQNCPWGYYCNIDPADKFAVCCPRKRTPPASARCKCGQPIPNYSCGRGPFRKNCPRGYFCKREVCCQRRRRCYQ, from the exons ATGGCTGGTATGATTGTACTTCTCGTTACAATGTTG GTTATTCCACATGTATCATCTAGATGCGAGTTTGGCCGTCCTTTACCAAACGTCTTTTGTGGGCGTGGTCCTTCCAGACAAAACTGTCCTTCCGGATATACTTGTAACATCGATCCAGCGGACAGGTTCGCAGTTTGTTGTCCTAAAAGG GTCATTCCAGAACCTTTAGCTTCATGTAAGTTTGGAAGTCCTTTACCGAATATCTTTTGTGGGCGTGGTCCTTCCAGACAAAACTGTCCTTCCGGATATACTTGTAACATCGATCCAGCGGACAGGTTCGCAGTTTGCTGTCCTAACAAG GTCATTCCAGAATGTAAGGTTGGTCGTCCTTTACCAAATGTCTTTTGTGGGCGTGGTCCCTCAAGACAAAACTGTCCCTGGGGGTATTATTGTAACATCGACCCAGCAGATAAATTTGCAGTCTGTTGTCCGCGCAAG CGTACCCCACCCGCCTCTGCTAGATGCAAATGTGGTCAACCTATTCCAAATTATTCATGCGGTCGTGGTCCATTTAGGAAGAATTGTCCTCGTGGTTATTTTTGTAAACGTGAAGTATGCTGTCAAAGAC GACGACGATGCTACCAATAA